In Stigmatella aurantiaca, one DNA window encodes the following:
- a CDS encoding RCC1 domain-containing protein has protein sequence MHANRNGFRTMKKWAGMLGGFLLVACGGESGPDAPGAARAPLTQTIYAAYDPTLKTVRCEGQTWNCDASRELDGRGQVITEYNAPNTLGGTCLDGNEGSSSSDEWVRAVRIFTQDQTPLTQGRPASIEVTVHMPQLPQGNVLDLYSATSVTSPVWTWITSLTPAGAGPQSVLKATFTLPAGSGRQAIRAALRRGGTASPCTPGGYDDRDDLVFTAAPAYVSGSKALSVAAGLSHSLAVRADGTLWGWGANFNDQLGTGVGRYQVTKAPAQATLLSNVKSVHATSDSSLVLRTDGTVWGWGGNSAGVLGNGTTTSSATPVQVVGLTGVTALATGPRHVLALKSNGTVWAWGDSSAVHLGTSATTLPVQAGNLTQVTAIAAGRGHSAVLKSDGTVWTWGDGTAGNLGNGPANQGSTVPIRVPGLTGVSSIAAGHDFTLAIRANRQLWAWGMGPLGDAHVSQYAYPTRTYLWSSGNFRVFAGKRHAVAVETTQGTPWTWGDLDTGDSCGPSAVNFGALPAPVTGLTGVSEASIGESYAHVFLTDGTVWGWGDSMFQTGTELPGSLVCNPLKVALP, from the coding sequence ATGCACGCGAATCGGAACGGGTTTCGAACGATGAAGAAGTGGGCGGGGATGCTGGGAGGATTTCTCCTGGTGGCCTGCGGTGGTGAGTCAGGGCCCGATGCGCCAGGTGCCGCCCGGGCGCCGCTCACCCAGACGATCTACGCGGCGTACGATCCCACGTTGAAGACGGTGCGATGCGAAGGACAGACCTGGAACTGTGATGCGTCGCGGGAGCTGGATGGCCGCGGGCAGGTCATCACCGAATACAACGCGCCCAACACGCTGGGGGGCACGTGCCTGGATGGCAACGAGGGCTCCTCTTCGAGCGATGAGTGGGTGCGCGCCGTGCGCATCTTCACCCAGGACCAGACCCCGTTGACGCAGGGCCGGCCGGCGAGCATCGAGGTGACGGTCCACATGCCTCAGCTGCCGCAGGGCAACGTCCTGGACCTGTACTCCGCCACGTCGGTGACCAGCCCGGTGTGGACGTGGATCACCTCCCTGACGCCGGCGGGTGCCGGGCCGCAGTCCGTCCTCAAGGCCACCTTCACGCTTCCGGCGGGCTCGGGACGGCAGGCCATCCGCGCGGCCCTGCGCCGGGGAGGAACCGCGAGTCCCTGCACCCCCGGCGGCTACGATGATCGCGACGACCTCGTCTTCACGGCGGCTCCAGCGTATGTGAGCGGTTCGAAGGCCTTGAGCGTCGCGGCGGGGTTGTCCCACTCGCTCGCCGTGCGCGCGGATGGGACCCTCTGGGGCTGGGGTGCCAATTTCAATGACCAGTTGGGCACGGGCGTCGGCCGCTACCAGGTCACGAAGGCGCCGGCCCAGGCCACGCTCCTGTCCAACGTGAAGTCGGTGCATGCGACGTCCGACTCCTCCCTGGTGCTGCGCACGGATGGGACCGTGTGGGGCTGGGGCGGCAACAGCGCGGGCGTGCTGGGCAACGGAACCACCACCTCGAGCGCGACGCCGGTCCAGGTGGTGGGCCTGACGGGCGTAACGGCCCTGGCGACAGGCCCCAGGCACGTCCTGGCCCTCAAGAGCAACGGGACGGTCTGGGCCTGGGGAGACAGCTCCGCCGTGCACCTCGGGACCAGCGCGACCACCCTGCCGGTGCAGGCAGGGAACCTGACGCAGGTGACGGCGATCGCCGCGGGACGGGGCCATTCGGCCGTGCTCAAGAGCGACGGAACGGTCTGGACCTGGGGTGACGGGACCGCGGGGAACCTGGGCAATGGGCCGGCGAATCAAGGCAGCACCGTCCCCATCCGGGTGCCGGGCCTGACGGGCGTGAGCTCCATCGCCGCGGGCCATGACTTTACCCTGGCCATTCGCGCGAATCGGCAACTGTGGGCCTGGGGCATGGGCCCGCTGGGGGATGCCCACGTCAGCCAGTACGCCTATCCGACGCGGACGTACCTGTGGTCCTCGGGGAACTTCCGTGTGTTCGCGGGCAAGCGCCACGCGGTGGCGGTGGAGACCACGCAGGGCACGCCCTGGACCTGGGGGGACCTCGACACGGGGGACAGCTGCGGGCCCTCGGCGGTGAACTTCGGCGCCCTCCCAGCGCCCGTCACGGGCCTGACCGGGGTGTCGGAGGCGAGCATCGGTGAGTCGTATGCCCACGTCTTCCTGACGGACGGCACGGTCTGGGGGTGGGGTGACAGCATGTTCCAGACAGGCACGGAGCTACCGGGCTCGCTCGTCTGCAATCCCTTGAAGGTCGCGCTGCCCTGA
- a CDS encoding LysR substrate-binding domain-containing protein, whose product MELRHLRYFAVLAEELHFARAAKRLRIGQPALSMQLKALEEELETRLLERTRRHVALTEAGRLFLEQARQLLEHAERAAQIAKRAGRGELGRIGIGYSVNAAYSGILAKTLKAFRQRAPDVELLLHELHPHDQIEALLEGRIQAGFITAPSQRLPPELTAVRVGAWPLRVAVPSGHPLAQRDRVSPSTLREESFIDYAGSKDEQGLPALQRIMGFAPHIRYRGTSIMAVISLVAAGLGAALVPSSIVTLHLDDNVVFLPLTGVTEMMEMIVAYRRDERAPAVRAFCEIVSGATRA is encoded by the coding sequence ATGGAGCTGCGACACCTTCGCTACTTCGCCGTCCTGGCCGAGGAGCTGCACTTCGCCCGAGCCGCCAAGCGGCTGCGGATCGGCCAGCCCGCGTTGAGCATGCAGCTCAAGGCCCTGGAGGAGGAGCTGGAGACACGGCTGCTGGAGCGCACCCGGCGCCATGTGGCGCTCACCGAGGCGGGAAGGCTCTTCCTGGAGCAGGCCCGCCAGCTCCTGGAACACGCCGAGCGGGCCGCCCAGATCGCGAAGCGGGCAGGGCGGGGCGAGCTGGGGCGCATCGGGATTGGCTACTCCGTCAACGCCGCCTACTCGGGCATCCTGGCCAAGACGCTCAAGGCGTTCCGCCAACGTGCGCCGGACGTCGAGCTGCTGCTCCACGAGCTGCACCCCCACGACCAGATCGAGGCCCTGCTGGAAGGCCGCATCCAGGCGGGCTTCATCACCGCCCCCAGCCAGCGCCTTCCCCCGGAGCTGACCGCCGTGAGGGTAGGGGCCTGGCCCTTGAGGGTGGCCGTGCCCTCGGGGCATCCGCTCGCCCAGCGAGACCGGGTCTCCCCCAGCACGCTGCGGGAGGAGTCCTTCATCGACTACGCCGGCTCCAAGGACGAGCAGGGGCTTCCCGCGCTGCAGCGCATCATGGGCTTTGCCCCCCACATCCGCTACCGCGGCACCAGCATCATGGCGGTGATCAGCCTGGTGGCCGCGGGGCTCGGGGCCGCCCTGGTCCCGTCCTCCATCGTCACCCTCCACCTGGATGACAACGTTGTCTTTCTTCCGCTCACCGGCGTCACCGAAATGATGGAAATGATTGTCGCGTACCGGCGCGACGAGCGGGCTCCCGCCGTCCGGGCCTTCTGTGAAATCGTTTCCGGCGCCACACGGGCTTGA
- a CDS encoding quercetin 2,3-dioxygenase, translating to MRHTLAALVVAVLGLSRGAQAQTPQGKLPGTSVPYSIRNGEGERYLVGGMVAARIARGEDTQELFEATVLTGGRGANLPLHTHARSHEALFVLDGEVELWLGQEHYLLIRGDYASIPEGTPHAFTMRSHRTQLISWTLGGEAGALYPALGQPYAGYVQPPDAHPEIRKELLKQAEARADVQFKGKAPGKSPAQRVRNGTVPNKKVPYVLAAGEGQRLVAGDQLFSFLGDSSTSDGKFLVVMTEGPAGKMIPAHYHEKHTETFLCLDGSMTMRVNNETLTLAPGDFVHAPARTIHAYQLTSHYTRMVGLLTPGVFEPFFRTLGDPYAGYVYPQTPPPFRFDRVLSKLNELDLKLVEPPASPR from the coding sequence ATGAGACACACGTTGGCGGCGCTCGTTGTGGCGGTGCTCGGCTTGAGCCGGGGTGCCCAGGCGCAGACTCCACAGGGCAAGCTGCCAGGCACGTCCGTGCCCTATTCCATCCGCAACGGCGAGGGTGAGCGGTACCTCGTGGGCGGGATGGTGGCGGCACGGATTGCCCGGGGCGAGGACACCCAGGAACTCTTCGAGGCCACGGTCCTCACGGGAGGACGCGGCGCGAACCTTCCGCTGCACACCCATGCCCGCTCCCATGAAGCGCTCTTCGTCCTCGACGGGGAGGTGGAGCTCTGGCTCGGGCAGGAGCACTACCTCCTCATCCGGGGCGACTACGCCAGCATCCCGGAGGGGACGCCGCATGCCTTCACGATGCGCAGCCACCGGACCCAGTTGATTTCATGGACCCTGGGCGGCGAGGCGGGCGCGCTCTACCCGGCGCTGGGCCAGCCCTACGCGGGCTATGTGCAGCCACCGGACGCCCACCCCGAGATTCGCAAGGAGCTGCTGAAGCAGGCCGAGGCCCGCGCCGACGTCCAGTTCAAGGGCAAGGCACCGGGCAAGAGCCCCGCGCAGCGCGTGCGCAATGGCACGGTGCCCAACAAGAAGGTTCCCTATGTGCTCGCCGCGGGTGAAGGCCAGCGGCTGGTCGCGGGGGACCAGCTCTTCTCCTTCCTGGGGGACTCAAGCACCAGTGACGGCAAGTTCCTCGTCGTCATGACCGAGGGGCCCGCCGGGAAGATGATCCCCGCGCACTACCACGAGAAGCACACGGAGACCTTCCTGTGCCTGGATGGCTCCATGACGATGCGGGTCAACAACGAGACGCTGACGTTGGCTCCAGGGGACTTCGTCCACGCCCCTGCCCGCACGATCCACGCCTACCAGCTCACGAGCCACTACACGCGCATGGTCGGCTTGCTCACGCCGGGGGTGTTCGAGCCCTTCTTCCGTACCCTGGGAGACCCTTACGCCGGATACGTGTACCCGCAGACACCGCCGCCCTTCCGGTTCGACCGGGTGCTCTCCAAGCTGAACGAGCTCGACCTGAAGCTGGTGGAACCCCCTGCTTCCCCCAGGTAG
- a CDS encoding amidohydrolase, producing MDANLTTYSYVAITDGVISGLGTGTPPANAIQLPEGAAIYPGLIDSHSHAISLFVPTINDSTGNPFWLNLASVNVMLQPLCPPPSCPPQQQNCTVQSNSCFSPMTTQDQVINVLKNAKPNALGWVLGWSYEPSRLSCNNASYGFLCPNNFENANSQTALAQMDAIRDDVPMMVTSESGHIVYVNTKGLEQLNLCLPGNGSAKCYAPIFSPQAEQCVAKQGQLNEDLAVYAVSYILGLMNTHMRTQEDPLPVFRQLITASTQKYSQLGFTTVQEGAASSDVIAIYLAVAKAAPLPVRMAFLNFIQQPLSGSTYQKQIAIAADLREGLAHSDMFLAGIKLFADGSNQGYTGAMTSPVQYTNVNKPFTDTACFPQQPYNGEADMDANSLSQAVQWSHEKGLPVFIHTNGNLAQAHSISALTGNSQAGIRDVIVHFTMPTQEQVQSVAKASSIGVTFLMNDFYYYYQPLCEQLLQPSGTANMYPAAWAASSGLHMGLHSDTPVTPPSPLFSMWVASSRSVQAPAWMPALLPECQQNRSNQLISRLQALKAYTSDAAWLYNRDAPSKGVTPIGSLQNQYAGDLVVFSADPLNPATDLSTVKVLYTVHNGKIVYSDPTGSNPLIWPN from the coding sequence ATGGATGCCAACCTGACCACTTACAGCTACGTCGCCATCACCGACGGCGTCATTTCCGGGCTCGGCACCGGCACTCCCCCGGCCAACGCCATCCAGCTCCCCGAGGGCGCGGCCATCTACCCGGGTCTCATCGACAGCCACTCCCACGCGATCAGCCTCTTCGTCCCCACCATCAACGACTCGACCGGGAACCCTTTCTGGCTCAATCTCGCGAGCGTCAACGTGATGTTGCAGCCGCTCTGCCCGCCGCCGTCCTGCCCACCGCAGCAGCAGAACTGCACGGTGCAGTCAAACAGCTGCTTCTCTCCCATGACCACGCAGGACCAGGTCATCAACGTCCTCAAGAATGCCAAGCCCAACGCCCTTGGCTGGGTGCTCGGCTGGAGTTACGAGCCCTCGCGCCTGTCCTGTAACAACGCAAGTTACGGCTTTCTCTGCCCGAACAACTTCGAGAACGCCAACAGTCAAACGGCCTTGGCGCAGATGGACGCGATCCGTGACGACGTTCCCATGATGGTCACCAGCGAATCCGGCCACATCGTCTATGTGAATACGAAGGGCCTCGAGCAGCTGAACCTCTGCCTTCCGGGCAACGGCTCAGCGAAGTGCTACGCCCCCATCTTCAGTCCCCAAGCCGAGCAGTGCGTCGCCAAGCAAGGCCAGTTGAACGAGGACCTCGCGGTTTATGCGGTCAGCTACATCCTTGGTCTGATGAACACACACATGCGGACCCAAGAAGATCCTCTGCCGGTGTTCCGGCAGTTGATCACCGCGTCGACGCAGAAGTACAGCCAGCTGGGATTCACCACCGTCCAGGAAGGCGCTGCCAGCTCCGATGTGATCGCCATCTATCTCGCCGTGGCCAAAGCCGCCCCGCTGCCGGTGCGCATGGCGTTCCTCAATTTCATCCAGCAACCCCTCAGCGGCTCCACCTACCAGAAACAGATCGCCATCGCGGCAGACCTGCGCGAAGGCCTTGCCCACTCCGACATGTTCCTTGCCGGCATCAAGCTCTTCGCCGATGGCAGCAACCAAGGCTACACGGGCGCGATGACGAGCCCCGTCCAGTACACCAACGTGAACAAGCCGTTCACCGACACGGCGTGCTTCCCGCAGCAGCCCTACAACGGCGAGGCCGATATGGACGCGAACAGCCTCAGCCAGGCCGTCCAGTGGTCGCACGAGAAGGGACTGCCCGTCTTCATCCACACGAACGGCAATCTGGCGCAGGCGCACTCCATCAGCGCGCTGACCGGGAACTCGCAGGCCGGGATCCGCGACGTCATCGTCCACTTCACCATGCCCACCCAGGAGCAGGTCCAGAGCGTCGCGAAGGCCAGCAGCATCGGCGTCACCTTCCTGATGAACGACTTCTATTACTACTACCAGCCGCTCTGTGAGCAGCTGCTCCAGCCGTCCGGGACCGCCAACATGTACCCCGCCGCGTGGGCTGCCTCTTCCGGCCTCCACATGGGCCTGCACTCGGATACCCCTGTCACGCCGCCGTCGCCGCTGTTCAGCATGTGGGTTGCCTCGTCCCGCAGCGTCCAGGCACCGGCGTGGATGCCCGCCCTGCTCCCGGAGTGCCAACAGAACCGGTCCAACCAGCTCATCTCGCGCTTGCAGGCTCTCAAGGCTTACACCAGCGACGCGGCGTGGTTGTACAACCGTGATGCGCCGAGCAAGGGCGTCACGCCCATCGGGTCGCTGCAGAATCAGTATGCGGGCGACCTCGTCGTCTTCTCGGCCGACCCGCTGAACCCTGCGACGGACCTCTCCACCGTGAAGGTGCTCTACACCGTGCACAACGGCAAGATCGTCTACTCGGATCCCACCGGCAGCAATCCGCTGATCTGGCCGAACTAG
- a CDS encoding J domain-containing protein, with translation MVDLYTVLGVAATADARDIRRAYLRLVQQYHPDRDARPESTERFLQLQAAYEELGDPEKRQRYDARRPGFSVPTSPQRSSEASRNTAPRPAVHGPWVSVSVKVRIH, from the coding sequence ATGGTGGACCTCTATACGGTGCTTGGGGTGGCGGCGACGGCGGACGCGAGGGACATCCGGAGGGCCTACTTGCGCCTCGTGCAGCAGTACCACCCGGACCGGGATGCGCGCCCGGAGTCCACGGAGCGCTTCCTCCAGCTCCAAGCCGCCTACGAGGAGCTGGGGGACCCGGAGAAGCGCCAGCGCTACGACGCCCGGCGTCCGGGCTTCTCGGTACCTACGTCACCGCAGCGAAGTTCCGAGGCCTCCCGAAACACAGCGCCAAGGCCTGCGGTGCATGGCCCCTGGGTAAGCGTGAGCGTGAAGGTGCGGATCCACTGA